CTTTTACAATTAATGAACATAGATTGGAATTTTACGGGATCTGTGATAAATGCCAGAATTCCTAGTTTTTAAAACTACCGATTAAATTCGGTAGTTTTTTATTTATCTCTATTTTTAACTCTATTATTCTATCAACTATTTATCCCTTCATATTTCCACTATTTTCTTCTCTATTACTATCAGCGACATCATTACCCTGAGAATATATCCTGTAAGTCGGGTACGCCAGATCAACGTCATGATTATTTTCTATAAAATCCATTATTTCTTCCCAGAAATTTTCATTAGTAGACCTTCTCTTTCTTGGCTCACATAAATAACGGATAGTAAGCTCAACACCACTTTCTTTAACATTCATATAGACAATAGGTGTCAATTTTTTATATTCCTTTTTTGCTGAATTAATTATTTTTTCCCTGGCCTCTCGATTAATCTTTCTGGCTTTAATATCAGCAATCTCCTGAAAGGCTTTCTTCGCTTTCCTCCAGTCACTTTCAAAGGTCAATAATATCTTTATTTCATTCCAGATAAATTCAAAGCCCTGGGTATAGTTGGATATATTTCTATTTAAAGCATGTCCATTGGGCACAAATACAATCCTGCCAGTACTCTGATCTGAATCAACCCAGTTACCAATCTCCATAAGAGAAGTTTCAAATAACCTTATATCAATAACATCACCCTTTACTCCACCAATCTCAATTCTATCACCGATATTATATGGCCGCCTGATTATTAGATACAATCTACCGACAATATTGGCGACCATATCCCTTAAGGCAATAGCTAAACCAGCAGAAAAAAGGCCAAAAAATGTCATAAAACCCTGTAAACCTCGAAACCATAAAGGGAATATTAATATAAACCCTAAACCATAGGAGATATAATTTAAAACCTTATTATATCTAAACTTTTTAGAGATATCTTTAATCCTATTATCTATTTTCTTGCTAATATATTGCCTTAAATAATAAATAAAAGCAATAAATAATAACGTTAAAATAAATCTTCTCAATAACTCA
The genomic region above belongs to Halonatronomonas betaini and contains:
- a CDS encoding mechanosensitive ion channel family protein, with protein sequence MTTINEIIAFALSDRTELLRRFILTLLFIAFIYYLRQYISKKIDNRIKDISKKFRYNKVLNYISYGLGFILIFPLWFRGLQGFMTFFGLFSAGLAIALRDMVANIVGRLYLIIRRPYNIGDRIEIGGVKGDVIDIRLFETSLMEIGNWVDSDQSTGRIVFVPNGHALNRNISNYTQGFEFIWNEIKILLTFESDWRKAKKAFQEIADIKARKINREAREKIINSAKKEYKKLTPIVYMNVKESGVELTIRYLCEPRKRRSTNENFWEEIMDFIENNHDVDLAYPTYRIYSQGNDVADSNREENSGNMKG